tctaattaaatttgtccataaaaatttcaaaacaattcAATGGCTTCGAAGACGATTGTTTTGATCAGCAAAGAAGGGCAGAACTTCGAAGTAAACGAAGCCGCCGCGAAGCTTTCGAAAACCGTGGAGAACATGATTGAAGACGGGTGCACCGAGGGCGGAATCCGGCTGACTAACGTGGATTCGGCGACGCTCGTGAAGGTGCTCGAGTACTGCAACGCccacgccgccgccgccgctgatGTGGATTTGAACAAGTTCGATTCCGATTACAAGAAGAGTCTCGAGGATGATCGTCAACAGAAGATGCTGTTTGATCTGATTGAGGTAATTTAGTAATactttgtagtttttttttaattattagtaatttaatttgaattgattttgatttaggCGGCAAATTACATGGATATTGAAAGTCTTCTGAATCTGACGTGTCAAGAGGTGGCGGATATGATGAAGGGTAAGACTCCGGATCAAATACGCACAAAATTCCACATAAAAAACGACTATACTCCAGAACAAGAAGCTGAGGTTAGAAGGGAGAATCAATGGGCGTTTGAATGAATTCATGGGACTATTTTtgacttctttttttttgtttttggatattatttttagtacttaattctagtagtattagtttttgtTGCTTAACAATTTATCTACGTTTCAGCAATCTGATCAATCAtacttatttttcactttcaaTAATGGCATGGGAATTTGATGTATATTAGCGTGCAGATTTTATTTCAATCGTctgaaaatttataagtatcaACATTAAGCATATTGCAATATATATGCAAGGTTGATGTCAATCCAAATATAGtgtaataatttgaattaaccCTAATGGAATTTGTCTCAAGTGATAACAATGCTCGTGACTATATATCAATCACGCCATCACGGGCTAATTAAAAAgaacaattattaataaataatatatgttacactttctttctttaatttattaaataaaagatgttacattatttttttactaagatctcttacattaatatttaatatgtcaaatatatgttttctttctatttaacAAATGATGCAAAATGAAGGAGAAACTGACTGAACGGAGAAGAAAATCAGAGAAACCCTAGTTTTTGTGAAACAGAGatatatattatcaaaaaTCAACTGCGTTCAACAACTTGcgttcaaaaacaaaaaaaaaaacaacccTATTTATAAGCGTCTAAAAACCCTAGAAAGtcaaaaggaaaataagcaaaataggAAATTAAAACCTAATATCGTGGAAGGAAAAGCAATTTCTCCTAATATTTTCCCCTCTACTATATTTTTCGATCTATAAATTCTGCtaactaggaaataaataaaacataaaatatatttttcttagcCTCCAAGTCTTGTCTTTTATAACTGCATTCTAAACTCTCTTAAAATTCTGTAATAGCCAAAGTGTAAAATGGGAGTAGTATATTCAATCATGACCAAAATCCATCACTGCAAAAAActtggagtattttttaaggacacaaaatatagaaaaaattatttgtgctggaaaattttagaaaataataaagcaaaagaaaacatTTCTAAATTAAGAACAAACTAATTTAATCCTTTGCTATTTTAGGACACTTGCgtcctctaattttaattagaatattaataataaggACACTTTTTGAAACGTTGTTGGTATGTTTAGAAACACATAGCGTctttaaatgcattaaaatgtccttaatattttttttattgtagtgCATGGTGGAAAATTtacaatatagtactataaactATCAAACATAGGTTATGATTTTATCTACGAATTTTAATACGTatagaaaaaactaaaaaattgtcATAAGTCTGTTTATTATATTAGCGCTTATTACCTCTATTACCAATTGTTGTTGcaataactatttttaaacataaatcaaaatatgagcatagataaatgtacataaattctatataaaaagttaaattttattaaataatttaatatattacatatatatcCTTTTGCAATAATTTAGGAAAAGATTACGGATTACATCTTTTATGGTATACTCCTCTATAGGGCagatgaaagaaaatattattttttcattttatatctCTAAATCAAACTGTAAATCAAGCGTAGATTTATCATAACTTTTTTAtactatcatttaatttttgttttagaaaTTCCAGCGGTGAACTAGCCTAAAACTTAAGAATTTTGAATACagttgaatttttatttttatttttcattttttttctccgcATAAAAATGTCAGGACTAGGGAATGCGTTTTTCACATTTGTTCATGTAAACTTGTTAGTCTCGAGTGCCACTAGAggttcatttaatttaaaatttagttcctaaaaatttgaaattaaagaagaaattTGATGATGTTTAAGTTGCGAAGTTTGGAAGTTGtgatttcttaaaaaaaaaaaaagaaaaaagaaaagaaaagttggcCTGCAATACTCTCAATGGTGGCCAAATagacaaatataattatactacatcCCACCTTTCATATATCTAGGAGTGGCAAAATAGATAGCGGGTAATGGGTAATTCTCATCTCGATCCGCTACCAGCCGGGTATTGGGTACTCGCTATGCGACGATAACGAAAAATGGagcgggatcgggtagtgtattttagagttttgcgggtagcgggtatacccacTACCGGTGCGGGTATACCCATTAGTCCCGTAATACcagttattattagtattagtcatattccatcttttaatactccctccgttccatataaataaaggtgtttcaaatagttaaagtggagaaaaaaaaagtaaatagttaaataataatagccatATACgcacttattttgaaaaattaaaaataaatagttagaacggagaaaaaataaagtaagagagataataatatagaaaagagtatctatattattatatttctaaaatgggagaagaaaatgaaatgcctctataAAGGCGGAACAATGGGAGTACTTTATATAATCTAAAAGttcttttaaaacatttttatattccaacgaACATACAATTGAAACCTCATCGGAACTAGCTATAGAGTGTCCCCttacttttattctcaatctaTTCAACGTTTACCatcgatattaataaagtaaattagggaACATTGACGGTTAatattatggttttcaaattttttattaggatttcgGGTCGAGTATGGGTACCCGtcacgggtatcgggtaatcccgGTATGTCGCAGGGCGGGTATTGGGACAacaaattttactaaaatcgggtacgggtacccgactTGTCGGATGCGGGTACCGGCGGGTAACCCATTTCGCCACCCCTACATATATCCCAAAATTCttgaatgaatgaaaaaaaacttCGAAAGCGTATAATTTATCTGTTAGATAATCATTATAACGTTTtggtgataaaatattatatgacATAATTGACAtaatcattaaatattaatatcactATTTATAGTGGTGATTTAACCcttacattaatttaattacaaataaatctcaaaccaaaaattcaaacaaaattgtGCAAAAAAACAACTAGTTCCGAAAATGGTAAAGTTTGTTGCATCCATTAATAAAGCTACTAATTATAGCATAATTCCAACTCAAAAGAATGACCGCCGACCAACCACCGGCCGCCAACAATTTCCGAGCAAACGTAGGGTTTTGAGTCATGTGGAAATGCTAATTGACTTATTATTACtgttcaaattaatttaaacaattaattagcTAAATTGGGATTATCGATATAAGGCAAGTGAGAAATGTACCATAAAGTCGTGAAAAACGGTCTTGTGTTTTGCACCTCGTGGAAACCAATTATTGTCAAAAGCTACAAATGTTTTGTTGCATCCATTTGTTTTATGAtccatcaattttattttaccatttgattaattcattaatttagaGTACCACTTGCAcattaatcattattaattttctccCATTTCTTGGTTTTGCCCCTCTATCACATGTTAGAAAATCTGCGCCTTCACAACTGTGTGTATAagtatattgtatttttaaaattagatcGAGTTCGTTAGTTTGACTGCTTTTATGAAAATAGAGATTCACGTTTCCTGACAGCAGtcttgttttctttaatttattgattagtTTGGGTTATTTCAACAATTATTCTAATGGAATGGTATTACTAATAAACTAAACGTTTGTAATGCAATTAATGTTTGTGGTAAACATAAGCATATGGTCCCTTCAATTTTGCAACCACATATATATGACAATATTAGGCAATAGATACATTTGTAATCTCTAACTGATTTTGTAAAAAGTCTTCTTTTCAAGAAATTAtagagaaacaaaaattatatagagaaaattaatgaaatttttgaaatagaaTTACAAATGAGTCGACTTGAAAAAGATCTATTTTCCTAGGGCCAGCCGTCCATCCTATTGAGGTGCCTACAAATCAGCGAGGGGAATAGTCACTGAGTTCGCCGTTTGATGAAGACGAGCTACGTTGGATCATTACCCTAAATAGCATGAAACACAAGGAGATATAGCCGTGTGACACGCCCTCGTGTGGTTTGATGAAGACGAGCCGCGTTGGAGGATAAACATCGGGACCATGCCCCTGTGCAAACGCACGACCATTTACCTCACTTGCTTGTGTTGTCGTCTAGGCACGTCATGTAGTGCACAGccgttttttgtttttctttctaaattttgaaatagttttatgttcattttTACCGTTTTTAATTGGTAAAATCTGATTTCTTTGATCAACTTACCGTGCATACCCTTCTTGTATATACTACACTCCATTCACGTAGTGCCAAGTATGAGCCTTCTGACTAGACAAAAGGTAATTAAGCGTAAAGCAAAGGGGAAGGCGATGACACGAGGGATACTCGCACGATCGTGGACAAGTTCAAGAAtatcaacaaagaaaattcCAACATTCAATGAAAATTCTCAATAAAACCGTGCTTCATTTCATACTAATTTTGACTAGTacacaaatttgaaatatatgtaCCGCATGACTAGCATGTCAGATGgataaaatatgatcaaaacaaCATGCTTGCGCACAAGCATATTAAAACATATAAAGCAGAAATTAAGTAACTATAATGAATTAATCAAAAGTGAGATTAATTTGAAACTTGAGCAGCAATGCAGCATTGAATTGTACAGAAGAATATATATCAGATTCCGGTAAACGCATTTGGATTTGGgaaccaaaatatatttaaaaactaaactaaattcaatttaaataaaaaatccacatttaaaaatagtaacttTTCCTCGTTGCATGCATGGCGGCAGACAGGGGCAAAACACACTCTCTTTTTCCTataacacataaaaaaaataaaaaaataactcccacttttcttaactcCTAACTTTGAACATCAAATTCGAGTTCTCCGATGTACAAACTGTCCcatgtttatttaatattattatttgaatttaatacattcaagaattgattaaaataacCAAGCTTTGACCTGATTGATTTTGTAAGTAGtactatctatatatatgccCCAACACCCTCATATTTTTTGCATGCGTTTTTTTCATCTTCAAcaccaacaaaataatttgtgGGGAGAAAAATCAACAATGAAGTTGCAGATTGTGATCTTGcttttcataatatttcttGCTATGCAGGAAAATTCTATTTCACTTGCTCGTCGAGgtaaattcattattttttttatatttttactttcccaattaattaatgtgacTATTTTTATACTGATTTTTgctttgtatatatatttgcagTAAAGAAAGGAAGTCATTTGTTAACAACAAAGAAAGAGATGGCAGCAGAGAGTGATTGCTTCAGTTTAACAAAggtaactttttatttaatttaatcaggATTTGGGGTAACATtaagttgaaattaataaGTAAAAATTGTGCAGTCAGTTGAGAAAATTGCAAGGAAACTGACAGTTGAAGCAACAAAGAAAGTGGTTTCCAATTCTCTTGGAAAGACTAaaggtgaagaagaagaagaagaagaagaagaagacgatgaAAATTCAGTAATGGCGTTCAGCTCGGATTATCATCCACCGAAGCCACATCCTCCGAAGAACAACTGATCTAGATAAgtatagagagagaggtgaAGTGAGAGAGCAATTTTCCCCCTGCTCTTGCTTTAGCTCTCTCAAAACaaaagcatatatatatagtatacaGTTttgtattgtatttgtatgtatCAGATCATATCAAGAATCAAATAGTTTTGTTCAGAATCATTTGTTCTTTAATTGCGGAAgagaatttttaatattatgtgttcattttttctatttgttgcagacatatatatctattattttgattaatttcagGATTTTTGTGTAACAATACTTTAGCAAAAACATTAATCTATATCTGAAATGTATGATACAGAGACAATGAATTGGATTATGTACAAGAATGGTCATCATGTACAAATTAATTACACTACAAAAAACTCACGGTTTACCAACGAATATTAGTAGCGGATATAGTATGTCACTATTTGTAGCGGATTGCAATTTTCTATGAACTTTGGTGCCTCGATCACGCGTCATAATTACCAACCTCTTGTGCTTTGTTGACAACAACGGCTACTCTCTACTTCTATCACACAACAACAGACAAATTAAACGCTATTTACTGCTTCCTCGCGATCCGATGATGTGTGTAAACACTCCCAAGGGTTGGCGTAGAAATAGTCCTCCTCTTTAGGCCGATCGGGTATCACCAATCTCTTGCTCGGCTTTCCCATCCGATCAGCATGAGCAGCCTTCACCGCGCCAGAGAATTCGTCCCAATTCAGTGATCCTGAGCTGTAACGGTCTATTAGGTCGACTAGTAGCCTCCTGTCCACAAGGATCGTCTTCTTGTACCCGAGATATCTGCAAACAATGTTAACAAACTCTCTCAAATTAAATCTGCA
The genomic region above belongs to Salvia hispanica cultivar TCC Black 2014 chromosome 3, UniMelb_Shisp_WGS_1.0, whole genome shotgun sequence and contains:
- the LOC125210874 gene encoding receptor-like kinase LIP2, coding for MKLQIVILLFIIFLAMQENSISLARRVKKGSHLLTTKKEMAAESDCFSLTKSVEKIARKLTVEATKKVVSNSLGKTKGEEEEEEEEEDDENSVMAFSSDYHPPKPHPPKNN
- the LOC125217083 gene encoding SKP1-like protein 11; the protein is MASKTIVLISKEGQNFEVNEAAAKLSKTVENMIEDGCTEGGIRLTNVDSATLVKVLEYCNAHAAAAADVDLNKFDSDYKKSLEDDRQQKMLFDLIEAANYMDIESLLNLTCQEVADMMKGKTPDQIRTKFHIKNDYTPEQEAEVRRENQWAFE